One window of Channa argus isolate prfri chromosome 4, Channa argus male v1.0, whole genome shotgun sequence genomic DNA carries:
- the bcar1 gene encoding breast cancer anti-estrogen resistance protein 1 isoform X2: protein MSVPNVLAKALFDNVAESPDELSFRKGDIMTVLERDTQGLDGWWLCSLHGRQGIVPGNRLKILVGMYDSKQHQQSSTSMPDPTTSCPSSQIQRSIPSQSAYSKPALSSSEFANKSSAQYTSMHPAYSIPCPAQANPDTVYMMPPSHGPKPSSQSQYQIPAGSGVPSSQAQPGPPNKASALAQNQYQPPVQDIYQVPPSVVPGQVQGPLPAGGTGVGQDLYQVPPSLERRSNNKPLGKVVVPTRVGQVYVYDNVKSDQDEYDVPPRHQPLTQQDIYDVPPTRQQYNTQVYDTPPMVVKGPSSGQEIYDTPASAEKSLQQMVYDFPPSVSKDVPDAQPIREETYDVPPHFAKLKSQVLGPPLQYSHNNLNDDDEPPIPEDVYDIPPPMLTDKHYHRDRGGVSQASQDIYDIPASLRTGGHLAQDVYDFPREQEERGGEKADNYVYDVPPQVVRDPQSTSEELTMSFKRLSASSTGSTRSNHSASSLDMVPVRDNSSSSSLPTPSSISGKPLILDLEQAMERLSRLQQAVESSVSLMMSYITGHWRSPAHLEGNLTAICQAADRVRSTVRDFLDFARGAVVNAAQATDRSLQTKLGRQVGKMEEVFQSLIQHSQSLDAISWSHTALTAPPPGGDDLDGLIMTARGIPDDAKQLASFLHGNASLLFKRTNRQQQQLPLPPIPGEISGHMTGSGSGSYQGGEKVSIQSRPLPSPPKFTAAEEGEGMDRPYETTEEGWMEDYDYVHLQGKEEFEKNQRQLLEKGNIIRHNKAQLEQQQIKQFERLEQEVSQPINNDMTGWVPSPYQPLANQLSQNGPGGPASKLCHGDRQLLLFYQEQCEQNVTTVTNAIDAFFTAVNSNQPPKIFVAHSKFVILSAHKLVFIGDTLSRQAKSPEVRGHVAQSSNTLCEKLKDIVISTKTAALQYPSPGAAREMTERVRELAGYTQQFKMVLGQLLSM, encoded by the exons AATGTTTTGGCCAAAGCACTGTTTGACAATGTGGCAGAGTCTCCAGATGAACTGTCCTTCCGCAAGGGTGACATCATGACTGTGTTGGAGCGTGACACACAGGGATTGGATGGCTGGTGGCTCTGCTCCCTCCATGGTCGCCAAGGCATTGTCCCTGGCAACCGTCTAAAAATTTTGGTTGGTATGTATGACAGCAAGCAGCACCAACAGAGCTCGACTTCCATGCCAGATCCAACTACTTCCTGTCCCAGCTCCCAGATCCAACGATCAATCCCCTCTCAGAGCGCTTACTCCAAACCAGCTTTGTCATCTTCTGAGTTTGCGAACAAGTCCTCAGCTCAGTACACGTCCATGCACCCAGCCTACTCTATCCCCTGCCCTGCACAGGCCAACCCTGACACTGTCTACATGATGCCCCCCTCCCATGGTCCCAAACCAAGTTCCCAGAGTCAGTATCAGATCCCTGCTGGCTCAGGTGTACCCTCTTCACAAGCCCAGCCAGGACCTCCCAACAAGGCCTCAGCTTTGGCACAGAACCAGTACCAGCCTCCTGTGCAGGACATCTACCAGGTGCCCCCTTCTGTCGTTCCTGGACAAGTCCAAGGACCATTGCCAGCTGGGGGGACAGGAGTTGGGCAAGATCTGTATCAGGTGCCCCCCTCCCTAGAGAGGAGGAGCAACAACAAACCACTGGGCAAG GTTGTGGTTCCTACACGGGTTGGACAGGTATATGTGTATGACAATGTGAAGTCAGACCAGGATGAGTATGACGTCCCACCCAGACATCAGCCCCTGACCCAGCAAGACATATATGATGTGCCGCCTACCCGCCAGCAGTACAATACAcag GTGTATGATACTCCTCCCATGGTGGTGAAAGGGCCCTCTAGTGGCCAAGAGATATATGACACCCCAGCAAGCGCAGAGAAGAGCTTGCAGCAGATG GTCTATGACTTCCCCCCTTCGGTCAGTAAAGATGTCCCTGATGctcaaccaatcagagaagagacTTACGATGTACCACCTCACTTTGCCAAACTCAAGTCTCAGGTCCTTGGCCCCCCTCTCCAGTACTCGCACAACAACCTTAATGATGACGATGAACCACCGATCCCAGAGGATGTGTATGACATCCCGCCCCCCATGCTGACTGATAAGCACTATcacagagacagaggtggaGTCAGCCAGGCCTCCCAGGACATCTATGACATCCCTGCCAGCCTGCGGACCGGAGGTCACCTTGCACAGGATGTGTACGACTTTCCACGAGAgcaagaggagagaggaggggagaaagCAGACAACTATGTCTATGATGTCCCACCACAG GTTGTACGAGATCCCCAGTCTACCAGCGAGGAACTGACAATGTCTTTCAAGCGTCTGTCTGCCTCGAGCACAGGAAGCACACGCAGCAACCACTCAGCATCATCTTTAGACATGGTTCCTGTCCGCGAcaactcctcttcctcctcactccCTACTCCTAGCTCAATTTCAGGCAAACCCCTCATCTTAGACCTGGAGCAGGCCATGGAGCGTCTGTCTCGTCTGCAACAAGCTGTCGAGTCCAGTGTTTCTCTCATGATGTCTTACATCACAGGTCACTGGAGGAGCCCTGCTCACCTGGAAGGGAACCTCACAGCGATTTGTCAGGCTGCTGACCGTGTCCGCAGCACTGTCCGAGACTTCCTAGACTTTGCACGAGGAGCTGTGGTGAATGCTGCCCAGGCCACAGATCGCTCTCTGCAGACCAAACTGGGCCGTCAGGTGGGGAAGATGGAGGAGGTCTTCCAGAGCTTGATTCAACACAGTCAGAGCTTAGATGCCATTTCCTGGTCACACACAGCACTCACAGCCCCACCACCAGGAGGGGATGACTTAGATGGACTAATCATGACGGCGCGAGGCATCCCTGATGATGCCAAGCAGCTCGCTTCCTTTCTCCATGGTAATGCCTCGCTTCTGTTCAAACGGACCAatcggcagcagcagcagctgccacttccaccaatcccaggggaGATCAGCGGTCACATGACAGGATCAGGAAGTGGGAGTTATCAGGGAGGGGAGAAGGTGAGCATTCAGTCACGTCCTCTCCCCTCTCCACCAAAGTTCACAGCTGCAGAGGAAGGGGAAGGCATGGACAGGCCATATGAAACCACAGAGGAAGGCTGGATGGAGGACTATGACTATGTACACCTACAG GGAAAGGAAGAGTTTGAGAAGAACCAAAGGCAACTGTTAGAGAAAGGCAACATCATCCGCCACAACAAGGCACAACTGGAGCAGCAACAG attaaaCAATTTGAGCGGCTAGAGCAGGAAGTCAGCCAGCCAATCAACAATGACATGACAGGCTGGGTCCCATCCCCCTACCAACCTTTGGCCAACCAGCTATCCCAAAATGGTCCTGGGGGCCCTGCTTCCAAGTTGTGCCATGGTGACCGGCAGCTTCTCCTATTCTACCAGGAGCAGTGCGAGCAGAATGTCACCACAGTAACCAATGCCATTGATGCCTTCTTTACTGCTGTCAACTCCAACCAGCCACCCAAGATCTTTGTAGCACACAGCAAGTTTGTAATCCTCAGCGCACACAAGCTGGTATTCATCGGTGACACATTATCTCGCCAGGCCAAATCTCCTGAAGTAAGAGGACATGTGGCCCAAAGCAGTAACACCCTGTGTGAAAAACTCAAAGACATTGTGATCAGCACAAAAACAGCGGCTCTTCAGTACCCTTCCCCCGGAGCAGCCAGGGAGATGACGGAGAGGGTGAGGGAGCTAGCAGGGTATACACAGCAGTTTAAGATGGTGCTAGGACAGCTGCTGTCAATGTAG
- the bcar1 gene encoding breast cancer anti-estrogen resistance protein 1 isoform X3: MNYLNVLAKALFDNVAESPDELSFRKGDIMTVLERDTQGLDGWWLCSLHGRQGIVPGNRLKILVGMYDSKQHQQSSTSMPDPTTSCPSSQIQRSIPSQSAYSKPALSSSEFANKSSAQYTSMHPAYSIPCPAQANPDTVYMMPPSHGPKPSSQSQYQIPAGSGVPSSQAQPGPPNKASALAQNQYQPPVQDIYQVPPSVVPGQVQGPLPAGGTGVGQDLYQVPPSLERRSNNKPLGKVYDTPPMVVKGPSSGQEIYDTPASAEKSLQQMVYDFPPSVSKDVPDAQPIREETYDVPPHFAKLKSQVLGPPLQYSHNNLNDDDEPPIPEDVYDIPPPMLTDKHYHRDRGGVSQASQDIYDIPASLRTGGHLAQDVYDFPREQEERGGEKADNYVYDVPPQVVRDPQSTSEELTMSFKRLSASSTGSTRSNHSASSLDMVPVRDNSSSSSLPTPSSISGKPLILDLEQAMERLSRLQQAVESSVSLMMSYITGHWRSPAHLEGNLTAICQAADRVRSTVRDFLDFARGAVVNAAQATDRSLQTKLGRQVGKMEEVFQSLIQHSQSLDAISWSHTALTAPPPGGDDLDGLIMTARGIPDDAKQLASFLHGNASLLFKRTNRQQQQLPLPPIPGEISGHMTGSGSGSYQGGEKVSIQSRPLPSPPKFTAAEEGEGMDRPYETTEEGWMEDYDYVHLQGKEEFEKNQRQLLEKGNIIRHNKAQLEQQQIKQFERLEQEVSQPINNDMTGWVPSPYQPLANQLSQNGPGGPASKLCHGDRQLLLFYQEQCEQNVTTVTNAIDAFFTAVNSNQPPKIFVAHSKFVILSAHKLVFIGDTLSRQAKSPEVRGHVAQSSNTLCEKLKDIVISTKTAALQYPSPGAAREMTERVRELAGYTQQFKMVLGQLLSM, translated from the exons AATGTTTTGGCCAAAGCACTGTTTGACAATGTGGCAGAGTCTCCAGATGAACTGTCCTTCCGCAAGGGTGACATCATGACTGTGTTGGAGCGTGACACACAGGGATTGGATGGCTGGTGGCTCTGCTCCCTCCATGGTCGCCAAGGCATTGTCCCTGGCAACCGTCTAAAAATTTTGGTTGGTATGTATGACAGCAAGCAGCACCAACAGAGCTCGACTTCCATGCCAGATCCAACTACTTCCTGTCCCAGCTCCCAGATCCAACGATCAATCCCCTCTCAGAGCGCTTACTCCAAACCAGCTTTGTCATCTTCTGAGTTTGCGAACAAGTCCTCAGCTCAGTACACGTCCATGCACCCAGCCTACTCTATCCCCTGCCCTGCACAGGCCAACCCTGACACTGTCTACATGATGCCCCCCTCCCATGGTCCCAAACCAAGTTCCCAGAGTCAGTATCAGATCCCTGCTGGCTCAGGTGTACCCTCTTCACAAGCCCAGCCAGGACCTCCCAACAAGGCCTCAGCTTTGGCACAGAACCAGTACCAGCCTCCTGTGCAGGACATCTACCAGGTGCCCCCTTCTGTCGTTCCTGGACAAGTCCAAGGACCATTGCCAGCTGGGGGGACAGGAGTTGGGCAAGATCTGTATCAGGTGCCCCCCTCCCTAGAGAGGAGGAGCAACAACAAACCACTGGGCAAG GTGTATGATACTCCTCCCATGGTGGTGAAAGGGCCCTCTAGTGGCCAAGAGATATATGACACCCCAGCAAGCGCAGAGAAGAGCTTGCAGCAGATG GTCTATGACTTCCCCCCTTCGGTCAGTAAAGATGTCCCTGATGctcaaccaatcagagaagagacTTACGATGTACCACCTCACTTTGCCAAACTCAAGTCTCAGGTCCTTGGCCCCCCTCTCCAGTACTCGCACAACAACCTTAATGATGACGATGAACCACCGATCCCAGAGGATGTGTATGACATCCCGCCCCCCATGCTGACTGATAAGCACTATcacagagacagaggtggaGTCAGCCAGGCCTCCCAGGACATCTATGACATCCCTGCCAGCCTGCGGACCGGAGGTCACCTTGCACAGGATGTGTACGACTTTCCACGAGAgcaagaggagagaggaggggagaaagCAGACAACTATGTCTATGATGTCCCACCACAG GTTGTACGAGATCCCCAGTCTACCAGCGAGGAACTGACAATGTCTTTCAAGCGTCTGTCTGCCTCGAGCACAGGAAGCACACGCAGCAACCACTCAGCATCATCTTTAGACATGGTTCCTGTCCGCGAcaactcctcttcctcctcactccCTACTCCTAGCTCAATTTCAGGCAAACCCCTCATCTTAGACCTGGAGCAGGCCATGGAGCGTCTGTCTCGTCTGCAACAAGCTGTCGAGTCCAGTGTTTCTCTCATGATGTCTTACATCACAGGTCACTGGAGGAGCCCTGCTCACCTGGAAGGGAACCTCACAGCGATTTGTCAGGCTGCTGACCGTGTCCGCAGCACTGTCCGAGACTTCCTAGACTTTGCACGAGGAGCTGTGGTGAATGCTGCCCAGGCCACAGATCGCTCTCTGCAGACCAAACTGGGCCGTCAGGTGGGGAAGATGGAGGAGGTCTTCCAGAGCTTGATTCAACACAGTCAGAGCTTAGATGCCATTTCCTGGTCACACACAGCACTCACAGCCCCACCACCAGGAGGGGATGACTTAGATGGACTAATCATGACGGCGCGAGGCATCCCTGATGATGCCAAGCAGCTCGCTTCCTTTCTCCATGGTAATGCCTCGCTTCTGTTCAAACGGACCAatcggcagcagcagcagctgccacttccaccaatcccaggggaGATCAGCGGTCACATGACAGGATCAGGAAGTGGGAGTTATCAGGGAGGGGAGAAGGTGAGCATTCAGTCACGTCCTCTCCCCTCTCCACCAAAGTTCACAGCTGCAGAGGAAGGGGAAGGCATGGACAGGCCATATGAAACCACAGAGGAAGGCTGGATGGAGGACTATGACTATGTACACCTACAG GGAAAGGAAGAGTTTGAGAAGAACCAAAGGCAACTGTTAGAGAAAGGCAACATCATCCGCCACAACAAGGCACAACTGGAGCAGCAACAG attaaaCAATTTGAGCGGCTAGAGCAGGAAGTCAGCCAGCCAATCAACAATGACATGACAGGCTGGGTCCCATCCCCCTACCAACCTTTGGCCAACCAGCTATCCCAAAATGGTCCTGGGGGCCCTGCTTCCAAGTTGTGCCATGGTGACCGGCAGCTTCTCCTATTCTACCAGGAGCAGTGCGAGCAGAATGTCACCACAGTAACCAATGCCATTGATGCCTTCTTTACTGCTGTCAACTCCAACCAGCCACCCAAGATCTTTGTAGCACACAGCAAGTTTGTAATCCTCAGCGCACACAAGCTGGTATTCATCGGTGACACATTATCTCGCCAGGCCAAATCTCCTGAAGTAAGAGGACATGTGGCCCAAAGCAGTAACACCCTGTGTGAAAAACTCAAAGACATTGTGATCAGCACAAAAACAGCGGCTCTTCAGTACCCTTCCCCCGGAGCAGCCAGGGAGATGACGGAGAGGGTGAGGGAGCTAGCAGGGTATACACAGCAGTTTAAGATGGTGCTAGGACAGCTGCTGTCAATGTAG
- the bcar1 gene encoding breast cancer anti-estrogen resistance protein 1 isoform X1, whose product MNYLNVLAKALFDNVAESPDELSFRKGDIMTVLERDTQGLDGWWLCSLHGRQGIVPGNRLKILVGMYDSKQHQQSSTSMPDPTTSCPSSQIQRSIPSQSAYSKPALSSSEFANKSSAQYTSMHPAYSIPCPAQANPDTVYMMPPSHGPKPSSQSQYQIPAGSGVPSSQAQPGPPNKASALAQNQYQPPVQDIYQVPPSVVPGQVQGPLPAGGTGVGQDLYQVPPSLERRSNNKPLGKVVVPTRVGQVYVYDNVKSDQDEYDVPPRHQPLTQQDIYDVPPTRQQYNTQVYDTPPMVVKGPSSGQEIYDTPASAEKSLQQMVYDFPPSVSKDVPDAQPIREETYDVPPHFAKLKSQVLGPPLQYSHNNLNDDDEPPIPEDVYDIPPPMLTDKHYHRDRGGVSQASQDIYDIPASLRTGGHLAQDVYDFPREQEERGGEKADNYVYDVPPQVVRDPQSTSEELTMSFKRLSASSTGSTRSNHSASSLDMVPVRDNSSSSSLPTPSSISGKPLILDLEQAMERLSRLQQAVESSVSLMMSYITGHWRSPAHLEGNLTAICQAADRVRSTVRDFLDFARGAVVNAAQATDRSLQTKLGRQVGKMEEVFQSLIQHSQSLDAISWSHTALTAPPPGGDDLDGLIMTARGIPDDAKQLASFLHGNASLLFKRTNRQQQQLPLPPIPGEISGHMTGSGSGSYQGGEKVSIQSRPLPSPPKFTAAEEGEGMDRPYETTEEGWMEDYDYVHLQGKEEFEKNQRQLLEKGNIIRHNKAQLEQQQIKQFERLEQEVSQPINNDMTGWVPSPYQPLANQLSQNGPGGPASKLCHGDRQLLLFYQEQCEQNVTTVTNAIDAFFTAVNSNQPPKIFVAHSKFVILSAHKLVFIGDTLSRQAKSPEVRGHVAQSSNTLCEKLKDIVISTKTAALQYPSPGAAREMTERVRELAGYTQQFKMVLGQLLSM is encoded by the exons AATGTTTTGGCCAAAGCACTGTTTGACAATGTGGCAGAGTCTCCAGATGAACTGTCCTTCCGCAAGGGTGACATCATGACTGTGTTGGAGCGTGACACACAGGGATTGGATGGCTGGTGGCTCTGCTCCCTCCATGGTCGCCAAGGCATTGTCCCTGGCAACCGTCTAAAAATTTTGGTTGGTATGTATGACAGCAAGCAGCACCAACAGAGCTCGACTTCCATGCCAGATCCAACTACTTCCTGTCCCAGCTCCCAGATCCAACGATCAATCCCCTCTCAGAGCGCTTACTCCAAACCAGCTTTGTCATCTTCTGAGTTTGCGAACAAGTCCTCAGCTCAGTACACGTCCATGCACCCAGCCTACTCTATCCCCTGCCCTGCACAGGCCAACCCTGACACTGTCTACATGATGCCCCCCTCCCATGGTCCCAAACCAAGTTCCCAGAGTCAGTATCAGATCCCTGCTGGCTCAGGTGTACCCTCTTCACAAGCCCAGCCAGGACCTCCCAACAAGGCCTCAGCTTTGGCACAGAACCAGTACCAGCCTCCTGTGCAGGACATCTACCAGGTGCCCCCTTCTGTCGTTCCTGGACAAGTCCAAGGACCATTGCCAGCTGGGGGGACAGGAGTTGGGCAAGATCTGTATCAGGTGCCCCCCTCCCTAGAGAGGAGGAGCAACAACAAACCACTGGGCAAG GTTGTGGTTCCTACACGGGTTGGACAGGTATATGTGTATGACAATGTGAAGTCAGACCAGGATGAGTATGACGTCCCACCCAGACATCAGCCCCTGACCCAGCAAGACATATATGATGTGCCGCCTACCCGCCAGCAGTACAATACAcag GTGTATGATACTCCTCCCATGGTGGTGAAAGGGCCCTCTAGTGGCCAAGAGATATATGACACCCCAGCAAGCGCAGAGAAGAGCTTGCAGCAGATG GTCTATGACTTCCCCCCTTCGGTCAGTAAAGATGTCCCTGATGctcaaccaatcagagaagagacTTACGATGTACCACCTCACTTTGCCAAACTCAAGTCTCAGGTCCTTGGCCCCCCTCTCCAGTACTCGCACAACAACCTTAATGATGACGATGAACCACCGATCCCAGAGGATGTGTATGACATCCCGCCCCCCATGCTGACTGATAAGCACTATcacagagacagaggtggaGTCAGCCAGGCCTCCCAGGACATCTATGACATCCCTGCCAGCCTGCGGACCGGAGGTCACCTTGCACAGGATGTGTACGACTTTCCACGAGAgcaagaggagagaggaggggagaaagCAGACAACTATGTCTATGATGTCCCACCACAG GTTGTACGAGATCCCCAGTCTACCAGCGAGGAACTGACAATGTCTTTCAAGCGTCTGTCTGCCTCGAGCACAGGAAGCACACGCAGCAACCACTCAGCATCATCTTTAGACATGGTTCCTGTCCGCGAcaactcctcttcctcctcactccCTACTCCTAGCTCAATTTCAGGCAAACCCCTCATCTTAGACCTGGAGCAGGCCATGGAGCGTCTGTCTCGTCTGCAACAAGCTGTCGAGTCCAGTGTTTCTCTCATGATGTCTTACATCACAGGTCACTGGAGGAGCCCTGCTCACCTGGAAGGGAACCTCACAGCGATTTGTCAGGCTGCTGACCGTGTCCGCAGCACTGTCCGAGACTTCCTAGACTTTGCACGAGGAGCTGTGGTGAATGCTGCCCAGGCCACAGATCGCTCTCTGCAGACCAAACTGGGCCGTCAGGTGGGGAAGATGGAGGAGGTCTTCCAGAGCTTGATTCAACACAGTCAGAGCTTAGATGCCATTTCCTGGTCACACACAGCACTCACAGCCCCACCACCAGGAGGGGATGACTTAGATGGACTAATCATGACGGCGCGAGGCATCCCTGATGATGCCAAGCAGCTCGCTTCCTTTCTCCATGGTAATGCCTCGCTTCTGTTCAAACGGACCAatcggcagcagcagcagctgccacttccaccaatcccaggggaGATCAGCGGTCACATGACAGGATCAGGAAGTGGGAGTTATCAGGGAGGGGAGAAGGTGAGCATTCAGTCACGTCCTCTCCCCTCTCCACCAAAGTTCACAGCTGCAGAGGAAGGGGAAGGCATGGACAGGCCATATGAAACCACAGAGGAAGGCTGGATGGAGGACTATGACTATGTACACCTACAG GGAAAGGAAGAGTTTGAGAAGAACCAAAGGCAACTGTTAGAGAAAGGCAACATCATCCGCCACAACAAGGCACAACTGGAGCAGCAACAG attaaaCAATTTGAGCGGCTAGAGCAGGAAGTCAGCCAGCCAATCAACAATGACATGACAGGCTGGGTCCCATCCCCCTACCAACCTTTGGCCAACCAGCTATCCCAAAATGGTCCTGGGGGCCCTGCTTCCAAGTTGTGCCATGGTGACCGGCAGCTTCTCCTATTCTACCAGGAGCAGTGCGAGCAGAATGTCACCACAGTAACCAATGCCATTGATGCCTTCTTTACTGCTGTCAACTCCAACCAGCCACCCAAGATCTTTGTAGCACACAGCAAGTTTGTAATCCTCAGCGCACACAAGCTGGTATTCATCGGTGACACATTATCTCGCCAGGCCAAATCTCCTGAAGTAAGAGGACATGTGGCCCAAAGCAGTAACACCCTGTGTGAAAAACTCAAAGACATTGTGATCAGCACAAAAACAGCGGCTCTTCAGTACCCTTCCCCCGGAGCAGCCAGGGAGATGACGGAGAGGGTGAGGGAGCTAGCAGGGTATACACAGCAGTTTAAGATGGTGCTAGGACAGCTGCTGTCAATGTAG